The following proteins are encoded in a genomic region of Nicotiana sylvestris chromosome 4, ASM39365v2, whole genome shotgun sequence:
- the LOC104228205 gene encoding kinesin-like protein KIN-7N yields MEKVCVAVRVRPARSNEENYNGTFWKVEDNRISLHKSLGTPISGASYTFDHVFDQDCSNARVYDLLTKDIIHAALEGFNGTAFAYGQTSSGKTFTMNGTQNDPGIIQRAVNDIFQKIEMTTNREFLIRVSYMEIYNEDINDLFAVENQKLQIHESLDRGVFVAGLREEIVNDAEQVLELIQRGEVNRHFGETNMNVRSSRSHTIFRMVIESKGKHNPDDAVRVSVLNLVDLAGSERIAKTGAGGVRLKEGKHINKSLMILGNVINKLSEGIKQRGHIPYRDSKLTRILQPALGGNAKTSIICTIAPEEVHVEESKGTLQFASRAKRITNCVQVNEILTDGALLKRQKREIEELRMKLQGSHSEVLEQEILKLRNDLLKYEHEREKLAMELEEERRSQKEREQCILEQQKKIHNLSNLASISDSNGHATQEESSSSITCQEDAYSTPCLKAGPSAFVAKRSQRSQQLEYSPMPDAFSNFADEDTWMKINKGFVVDLDSLHMTPAVKAQSSLPNDENDGLSPENYKQEAQNLRRQLELVLEERDELRRHHTEQESLNKQLMSEVSELQQEALLIREIPQRLCESVTTCKDIYKDVLSVLQNFVANEKSATAKLLSTTSEIGTCLFATLESHFSVVMHSDKSSAGNNSSIEAQRIRLYDKLNRTISSLVLSEDENSGNQPLSSQNKDCTLGGEIASWKRKLDEDIKTIQAKYQNLEKELDLNNQLLIASRDRYNSLEREFHLLKEERDVLMRKVSTSSEKLELVTNQKGKVWEDLNAEVTRRKNLEDEIKQFSVAFACRQRSIISLHSDFKSVIDNFKSQKPISVYPDLLDYES; encoded by the exons ATGGAGAAGGTGTGCGTAGCAGTGAGAGTGAGACCTGCAAGGAGTAACGAAGAGAACTACAATGGAACCTTCTGGAAGGTTGAAGACAATCGCATTTCTCTTCACAAGTCTCTCGGCACTCCGATCTCCGGCGCCTCCTACACTTTTG atCATGTGTTCGATCAGGATTGTTCCAATGCTAGGGTTTATGACCTTCTTACTAAGGACATTATTCATGCTGCTCTTGAAGGTTTCAACG GAACTGCTTTTGCATATGGACAGACCAGTAGTGGTAAAACTTTTACTATGAATGGTACTCAGAATGATCCAGGAATCATCCAGCGTGCAGTTAATGACATATTTCAGAAAATTGAGATg ACGACTAATAGGGAGTTTCTGATTCGAGTCTCTTATATGGAAATCTACAATGAAGACATTAATGATCTATTTGCTGTAGAGAACCAGAAATTGCAGATTCATGAAAGTTTGGAT CGTGGAGTTTTTGTCGCAGGGTTGAGGGAGGAAATAGTAAATGATGCTGAACAAGTACTTGAGCTTATTCAGCGCGGAGAAG TTAACAGACATTTTGGCGAAACTAACATGAATGTTAGAAGCAGTAGATCTCACACCATCTTCAGGATG GTAATTGAAAGCAAAGGAAAGCATAATCCAGACGATGCTGTTCGTGTCTCTGTTTTG AATTTGGTAGATTTAGCTGGGTCTGAACGGATTGCCAAAACTGGAGCTGGGGGAGTTCGTCTTAAGGAAGGAAAGCACATTAACAAGAGCCTAATGATCCTTGGTAACGTTATCAATAAACTAAGTGAAGGCATAAAACAAAG GGGACACATTCCTTACCGTGACAGTAAGCTCACGCGCATTCTTCAACCTGCTCTAGGTGGCAATGCTAAAACTTCAATAATTTGCACAATAGCACCAGAAGAG GTTCACGTAGAGGAATCAAAGGGAACGCTCCAATTTGCTAGTAGAGCTAAACGGATCACCAACTGTGTTCAAGTGAATGAG ATATTAACTGATGGAGCCTTACTGAAGCGGCAAAAGCGGGAAATAGAGGAGCTACGCATGAAACTTCAG GGATCACATTCCGAGGTGCTCGAGCAAGAGATACTGAAACTCAGAAATGACCTACTGAAG TACGAACACGAGCGAGAAAAGCTTGCGATGGAGTTGGAGGAAGAGAGAAGATCACAGAAAGAGCGAGAGCAGTGCATCCTTGAGCAACAGAAAAAAATCCATAATCTCAGTAATCTTGCATCTATCTCAGACTCTAATGGACATGCTACACAG GAAGAAAGCAGTAGCAGTATCACTTGCCAGGAAGATGCTTATAGTACCCCTTGTTTGAAGGCAGGTCCCAGTGCCTTTGTTGCTAAGAGATCACAACGGTCTCAGCAGCTAGAATACAGCCCTATGCCAGATGCTTTTAGCAATTTTGCCGATGAAGACACCTGGATGAAAATAAATAAAGGCTTTGTGGTTGATCTTGATTCACTTCACATGACTCCTGCTGTAAAAGCTCAATCATCTTTACCCAATGATGAAAATGAT GGTTTGTCACCAGAGAATTACAAGCAGGAGGCACAGAATCTCAGAAGGCAGTTGGAACTTGTTTTAGAGGAAAGAGATGAACTTAGG AGACACCATACAGAACAAGAATCACTAAATAAACAGCTAATGAGTGAGGTATCTGAACTTCAGCAAGAGGCACTCTTGATCCGTGAGATCCCTCAAAGATTGTGCGAGTCTGTCACAACTTGTAAAGATATATACAAGGATGTCCTTTCAGTTTTACAG AATTTTGTAGCTAATGAGAAATCTGCAACGGCCAAATTGCTCTCGACAACAAGTGAAATTGGTACTTGTCTTTTTGCAACTTTGGAATCTCACTTCTCGGTAGTTATGCACAGCGATAAGTCCTCTGCTGGAAATAATTCTTCAATTGAAGCGCAACGTATCAGGCTTTATGATAAGTTGAATAGAACAATTTCATCACTTGTATTATCAGAGGATGAAAACTCAGGGAATCAGCCACTCAGCTCCCAAAATAAG GACTGCACTCTGGGTGGAGAAATTGCTTCTTGGAAGAGGAAGCTGgatgaagatatcaaaacaatCCAGGCAAAGTACCAGAACTTGGAAAAGGAGCTGGACCTCAATAATCAGCTTCTTATCGCTTCCAGGGATAGATATAATAGCTTAGAAAGGGAGTTTCATCTCTTGAAAGAAGAGAGGGATGTGTTGATGCGAAAAGTTTCCACTTCAAGTGAGAAGCTAGAACTGGTTACTAACCAAAAGGGAAAGGTATGGGAGGATTTGAATGCTGAAGTAACGAGGAGGAAAAACCTCGAAGACGAGATTAAACAGTTTAGTGTTGCTTTTGCATGTCGACAAAGATCCATCATCTCGCTTCATAGTGACTTCAAATCTGTGATTGATAATTTTAAGTCACAGAAGCCAATTTCAGTATATCCAGATCTCCTGGATTATGAGAGTTGA
- the LOC104228204 gene encoding uncharacterized protein produces MVQNMSKQLGEFLQEKQEPFTLELYLLERGHTLSSNSNGDFRCCSVNSTTKFLKKSASCGTNKKRKVIPNCSKLVKSVLNKLVTISHNQKIKNLASEEHNNATIKNGQGNTKANDDNFSSASSTTVFNSCSDTSDVEEVENLSPQAADDNFLSEKQVCEDRKLRLDFLEESKQLSPVSVLEETESSDDESPDLKKQECLKPKKLQEEFSTQSVSKSGETSPEFQYINNKKAIQQSKQLLFDCVKEVVENQKRKDPQEEEGFQRMLGAEQLWELLLENIRLWSQDSINETNIKNLMHFDLLNSFEQSSGLEEKREIDKVIGDLIFDEIVIDMFNYFS; encoded by the exons ATGGTTCAAAACATGTCAAAACAACTAGGAGAATTCCTACAAGAAAAACAAGAACCTTTTACCTTAGAGCTTTACCTTCTTGAAAGAGGCCACACCCTTAGCTCAAACTCAAATGGCGATTTTCGCTGCTGTTCTGTAAATTCTACAACTAAATTCTTGAAGAAATCAGCCAGTtgtggtacaaacaagaaaaggaaaGTTATTCCTAATTGTTCTAAGCTTGTAAAATCTGTGTTGAATAAGCTTGTTACCATTAGCCATAACCAAAAAATCAAGAATTTGGCAAGTGAAGAACACAATAATGCTACAATCAAGAATGGCCAAGGCAATACTAAAGCAAATGACGATAACTTTTCTTCAGCAAGCAGTACTACTGTGTTCAATTCTTGTTCAGATACTAGTGATGTAGAAGAAGTAGAGAATTTATCACCACAAGCTGCAGATGACAACTTCCTCAGTGAAAAACAG GTTTGTGAAGACAGAAAGCTAAGACTGGATTTTCTTGAAGAAAGCAAGCAACTCAGCCCTGTGTCAGTGTTAGAAGAAACTGAATCTTCTGATGACGAATCCCCAGATCTTAAAA AACAAGAATGTCTCAAGCCAAAGAAATTACAAGAGGAATTTTCAACCCAATCAGTTTCTAAATCAGGGGAAACAAGCCCTGAGTTTCAGTACATTAATAACAAGAAAGCAATACAACAATCAAAACAGCTCCTTTTTGACTGTGTGAAGGAAGTGGtggaaaatcagaaaaggaaagatcctcaagaagaagaaggatttcAAAGAATGTTAGGAGCTGAGCAACTTTGGGAGCTTCTATTGGAGAACATTAGGTTATGGAGTCAAGACTCTATAAATGAAACTAATATTAAAAACTTAATGCATTTTGATCTGTTGAATTCTTTTGAACAGTCAAGTGGACTTGaggagaaaagggaaatagaTAAGGTGATTGGTGATTTAATTTTTGATGAAATTGTCATAGACatgtttaattatttttcttga